One window of the Chanos chanos chromosome 11, fChaCha1.1, whole genome shotgun sequence genome contains the following:
- the LOC115823990 gene encoding choline transporter-like protein 1, which translates to MGCCSSAEKKPDWNPLEERRCTDIPWFLLFLLFNIGMLCICGFAIATGGASRLVSGYDSYGNICGQKNAKIEGIDLSGRDQTSRKYVFFLDPCNIDIVQRRIKSVALCVSRCPDSEIKTYEEIKTFALNNGSELCTYDFTPGKYPTDPSRVTKCPKLPVPPSKSLPLFHRCLPADVSCYAKFAEALITFVSDNSVIQRVIAGVMTSKEIILGLCLLSLVLSLILMVVIRYISVVLVWILTIVVVIGSLGGTGVLWWLYVDHKKAVNETLPAPELEVAKDNVQALLIYAIAATVFTVILLLLMLVMRKRVALTIALFHVAGKVFSHLPLLVLQPFWTFLTFMLFWVYWITVLLMLGTAGSAVKNSETGLVEFQMSGPLQYMVWYHAVGLIWISEFILACQQMTIAGAVVSYYFTRNKSEVSMTPILSSVLRLMRYHLGTVAKGAFIITLVEIPRLVLTFIHNQLRGRENAFARCMLKACVCCLWCLEKCLSYLNQNAYAATAINSTSFCTSARDAFVILAENALRVAAINSVGDFVLFLGKVLIVSCTAFAGVLALNYQREYTVWVLPLIIVCLFAFLVAHCFLSVFEIVVDVLFLCFAIDTKYNDGSPGREYYMDKALMEFVENSRRAMEGGGPSEGDSREMKPMTGRGTLA; encoded by the exons ATGGGGTGCTGCAGCAGCGCTGAG AAGAAGCCCGACTGGAACCCTCTGGAGGAGCGACGGTGCACAGACATCCCGTGGTTTCTTCTGTTCCTGCTTTTCAATATTGGGATG ctgtgtATCTGTGGCTTTGCCATAGCAACCGGCGGCGCCTCCAGGCTCGTCTCTGGTTACGACAGCTATGGAAACATATGTGGGCAAAAAAATGCCAAAATCGAGGGCATCGACCTCAGCGGGCGAGACCAAACCTCCAGAAA GTACGTGTTCTTCTTGGACCCCTGTAACATTGACATAGTGCAGAGGAGGATTAAGTcagtggctttgtgtgtgtcccGCTGCCCGGACTCAGAAATCAAGACTTATGAGGAAATCAAGACGTTTGCTTTAAACAACG gatcTGAGCTGTGCACATACGACTTCACACCCGGCAAGTATCCCACAGACCCAAGCAGAGTCACCAAATGCCCCAAGCTTCCTGTCCCTCCCAG caAGTCTTTGCCCCTGTTTCATCGTTGTCTTCCTGCTGATGTGTCCTGCTACGCTAAGTTTGCTGAAGCTCTCATCACGTTTGTCAGCGACAACAGTGTGATCCAAAGGGTCATTGCCGGGGTCATGACCTCTAAAGAGATCATCCTCGGCCTCTGCCTGCTGTCGTTGG ttcTTTCCCTGATTCTGATGGTTGTGATCCGGTACATCTCTGTGGTTCTGGTTTGGATTCTGACCATTGTGGTGGTGATAGGATCTCTGG GGGGCACTGGTGTTCTGTGGTGGCTGTATGTGGACCATAAGAAAGCTGTGAATGAAACCCTGCCTGCTCCTGAGCTGGAGGTGGCCAAAGACAACGTCCAAGCCCTGCTCATCTACGCCATCGCTGCAACCGTCTTCACG gtGATTTTACTGCTGCTGATGCTGGTCATGAGGAAAAGGGTGGCGTTGACGATCGCTCTGTTCCACGTGGCCGGTAAAGTGTTCAGTCACCTGCCGCTGCTGGTCCTCCAGCCCTTCTGGACTTTTCTCACCTTCATGCTCTTCTGGGTCTACTGGATAACCGTGCTTCTGATGCTCGGGACCGCAG GCAGCGCCGTGAAGAACAGCGAGACTGGGCTGGTGGAGTTCCAGATGTCCGGACCGCTGCAGTACATGGTGTGGTACCACGCAGTCGGTCTGATCTGGATCAGCGAGTTCATCCTGGCCTGCCAGCAGATGACCATCGCCGGAGCCGTGGTCAGCTACTACTTCACACG aaacaagTCTGAGGTCTCCATGACGCCCATTCTGTCTTCCGTTCTCCGTCTGATGCGGTATCACCTGGGAACGGTTGCTAAGGGAGCTTTCATCATCACCCTGGTGGAGATCCCGCGTCTCGTCCTCACTTTCATACACAACCAGCTCAGAGGCAGG GAAAACGCCTTTGCCCGCTGTATGCTGAAGGCCTGTGTctgctgtctgtggtgtctgGAGAAGTGTCTCAGTTACCTGAACCAG AATGCATACGCTGCCACGGCGATAAACAGCACGAGTTTCTGCACATCAGCCCGAGACGCGTTCGTTATCTTGGCCGAGAACGCCCTCCGTGTGGCCGCGATCAACTCCGTCGGAGACTTCGTCCTGTTCCTGGGAAAG GTTCTGATCGTGTCGTGCACGGCCTTCGCTGGCGTCCTGGCGCTGAACTACCAGAGAGAGTACACAGTGTGGGTCCTCCCCCTCATCATCGTCTGTCTCTTCGCCTTCCTGGTCGCGCACTGCTTCCTGTCCGTCTTCGAGATCGTGGTGGACGTGCTGTTCCTGTGTTTCGCCATCGACACCAAATACAACGACGGCAGCCCCGGCAGAGAGTACTACATGGACAAAGCCCTGATG GAGTTTGTGGAGAACAGCAGGAGAGCAATGGAGGGTGGCGGGCCATCAGAGGGGGACAGCAGAGAGATGAAACCAATG ACTGGCAGAGGAACTCTGGCGTAA